In one window of Nocardia brasiliensis DNA:
- a CDS encoding DNA polymerase III subunit gamma and tau, with product MALYRKYRPATFAEVVGQEHVTDPLSTALDTGRISHAYLFSGPRGCGKTSSARILARSLNCADGPTSTPCGTCPSCIALGPGGPGNLDVIELDAASHGGVDDTRELRDRAFYAPAESRYRVFIVDEAHMVTTAGFNALLKIVEEPPAHLIFIFATTEPDKVLPTIRSRTHHYPFRLLPPATMRGLLGKICDQEQVPVEEAVYPLVIRAGGGSPRDSLSVLDQLLAGAGPEGVTYSRAVSLLGVTDVALIDDAIGALAGDDGAALFGTVDRVVEAGHDPRRFAVDLLERLRDLILMRAVPDAVDRGLVSGPGDVLDRMREQAERLGPATLTRYAELLHEALGEMRGATSPRLLLEVVCARMLLPSVSDAESATLQRLERLERGFAGGAVPPAAPATSAAPAAAATPAPAPAAAADPNRRRGAEALAAIRREAAGKGGTAGGRGEPVGAPAAAPARGAVGAHAAGPGDSGASGSPASSGALHQEAAGSRDVASTQASAGASGDAALGDAAAHGSAAGVAQGLPGGVPAGSAAASDSATASATPGRDADSRGAQGEPGTASGGRQAAAPAPAQRGEAAAQQVAGSAAGAATVRPGQPDDRASAGEAAPRQAVGGDSGAAAGAGAEPEVVQSVSSSAPSSSAQSAAVRTSGVAQPESVRSGVAQSSAEVPGSAQSPAAEAQSASVPSAVEAQSDAAAKSELAQPLSSQPDQAPAAAHGQPVRSGAVRDPAAVQPESVRSHAQARSSAAAEPEQAQPPVVTQPEAVQPAAAVQAGQVRSDAATQAESAQRAAIAQPDQAQPAAAGQVESTQPAVVAPVEQAQPPVAAQVESVQPPAAAQVDQVQPAAAVQAESGQEGDLLREVEAAWGDIRAKVREFGAAVQAMLAGASVARIEGEVIVFAHQHAPLAQRLSDPRNVTAVRSAVRAVLGRELDVRWEAGGAASRPAAAQRASTQAKPQRAAGQPAGREAGNAGGRGPDAPPPPRFSRPSQAKNAAVNKPRAFGDDDIPPPDYPDLPDDPGPFDGAPAESAQPSAGSDAGSGWSADRPVPVDTPEDEEEMIRAAAVPVAPEDRRDPDEVALELLKSELGATRLSG from the coding sequence GTGGCTCTGTACCGGAAGTACCGACCGGCAACGTTCGCTGAGGTAGTGGGTCAGGAGCACGTCACCGACCCGCTGAGCACCGCCCTCGACACCGGGCGGATCAGTCATGCCTATCTGTTCTCCGGCCCGCGCGGCTGCGGTAAGACCTCCTCGGCCCGCATCCTCGCGCGCTCGCTGAACTGCGCGGACGGTCCGACCTCCACCCCGTGCGGCACCTGCCCGTCCTGTATCGCGCTCGGGCCGGGCGGTCCGGGCAATCTGGACGTGATCGAGCTCGACGCCGCCAGCCACGGCGGTGTCGACGACACCAGGGAACTACGCGACCGCGCCTTCTATGCCCCCGCCGAATCCCGATACCGGGTGTTCATCGTCGACGAGGCGCACATGGTCACCACGGCGGGCTTCAACGCGCTGCTGAAGATCGTCGAGGAGCCGCCCGCTCACCTCATCTTCATCTTCGCCACCACCGAGCCGGACAAGGTGCTGCCCACCATCCGCTCGCGCACCCACCACTATCCGTTCCGGTTGCTGCCGCCCGCCACCATGCGCGGGCTGCTCGGCAAGATCTGCGACCAGGAGCAGGTGCCGGTCGAAGAAGCGGTGTACCCGTTGGTGATTCGCGCGGGTGGCGGTTCACCCCGCGACAGCCTCAGCGTGCTCGACCAGCTGCTGGCCGGCGCGGGCCCCGAGGGCGTCACCTACTCCAGGGCGGTCTCGCTGCTCGGCGTCACCGACGTCGCGCTGATCGACGACGCGATCGGCGCGCTCGCCGGCGACGACGGTGCCGCGCTGTTCGGCACGGTGGATCGGGTGGTGGAGGCCGGTCACGATCCGCGCCGCTTCGCCGTCGACCTGCTCGAGCGTCTGCGTGACCTGATCCTGATGCGCGCAGTCCCCGACGCGGTGGACCGCGGCCTGGTCTCCGGACCCGGCGATGTGCTCGACCGCATGCGCGAGCAAGCCGAACGGCTCGGTCCCGCCACCCTGACCCGCTACGCCGAACTCCTGCACGAGGCGCTCGGCGAGATGCGCGGCGCCACCTCCCCGCGCCTGCTGCTCGAGGTCGTCTGCGCCCGCATGCTGCTGCCCTCGGTCTCCGACGCCGAATCGGCCACCCTGCAACGTCTCGAACGCCTCGAGCGCGGCTTCGCCGGCGGCGCCGTCCCGCCCGCCGCACCCGCCACCAGCGCTGCCCCCGCCGCAGCGGCAACCCCGGCCCCCGCGCCCGCCGCTGCCGCCGACCCGAACCGCCGCCGCGGCGCCGAGGCCCTCGCGGCCATCCGCCGCGAAGCCGCGGGCAAGGGCGGTACCGCGGGCGGACGCGGTGAGCCCGTCGGCGCGCCTGCCGCGGCACCGGCGCGGGGTGCAGTGGGCGCGCACGCCGCCGGGCCGGGCGACAGCGGTGCTTCCGGCAGCCCGGCATCGAGTGGTGCCCTACACCAGGAGGCCGCAGGCTCGCGAGACGTAGCGTCCACCCAGGCCTCCGCTGGTGCGAGCGGCGATGCGGCGCTCGGTGACGCGGCCGCACACGGTTCCGCTGCCGGTGTGGCACAGGGGCTTCCCGGTGGTGTTCCAGCGGGATCGGCCGCGGCGTCCGACTCGGCGACCGCAAGCGCGACGCCCGGCCGAGATGCGGATTCCCGTGGTGCCCAAGGGGAGCCCGGCACGGCGAGTGGTGGCCGACAGGCCGCCGCACCCGCTCCGGCCCAGCGGGGCGAGGCGGCAGCTCAGCAGGTTGCGGGTTCCGCTGCTGGGGCTGCGACAGTGCGTCCCGGGCAACCGGACGATCGGGCCAGCGCAGGCGAGGCTGCGCCGCGTCAGGCAGTCGGCGGCGACAGCGGTGCGGCTGCGGGTGCTGGTGCCGAACCTGAAGTGGTGCAGTCGGTTTCCTCGTCGGCGCCCTCGAGTTCAGCGCAGTCCGCGGCGGTGCGGACATCCGGGGTGGCGCAGCCGGAATCGGTGCGGTCCGGAGTGGCGCAGTCCTCTGCTGAGGTGCCTGGATCGGCGCAGTCGCCCGCGGCGGAGGCGCAGTCCGCGTCGGTGCCGTCCGCTGTGGAAGCGCAGTCCGATGCGGCAGCGAAGTCCGAACTGGCGCAGCCTCTTTCGTCGCAGCCTGACCAGGCGCCTGCCGCAGCGCATGGCCAACCGGTGCGGTCCGGAGCGGTGCGGGACCCTGCGGCGGTGCAACCTGAATCGGTGCGGTCGCATGCGCAGGCGCGGTCCTCCGCTGCGGCGGAGCCGGAGCAGGCCCAGCCTCCTGTGGTGACGCAGCCTGAGGCGGTGCAACCCGCTGCGGCGGTGCAGGCGGGCCAAGTGCGGTCTGACGCCGCGACGCAGGCTGAGTCGGCGCAACGTGCCGCGATCGCGCAACCGGACCAGGCGCAGCCAGCTGCCGCGGGGCAGGTCGAATCGACGCAGCCGGCTGTTGTGGCGCCGGTCGAACAGGCGCAGCCTCCTGTTGCGGCGCAGGTCGAATCGGTGCAACCCCCCGCAGCGGCGCAGGTCGACCAGGTGCAGCCAGCTGCCGCGGTGCAGGCTGAGTCCGGGCAGGAGGGGGATCTGCTGCGGGAGGTGGAGGCCGCTTGGGGGGATATTCGGGCGAAGGTGCGGGAGTTCGGGGCGGCGGTGCAGGCGATGCTGGCCGGGGCCTCCGTGGCGCGGATCGAGGGCGAGGTCATCGTGTTCGCGCATCAGCACGCGCCGCTGGCCCAGCGGCTGTCCGATCCGCGCAACGTGACGGCGGTGCGTTCCGCGGTGCGTGCGGTGCTGGGACGGGAGCTGGATGTGCGCTGGGAGGCCGGGGGCGCCGCGAGCAGGCCCGCGGCCGCGCAGCGGGCATCGACACAGGCGAAGCCGCAGCGGGCGGCGGGTCAACCGGCCGGGCGCGAAGCGGGCAACGCGGGTGGCCGCGGGCCGGACGCGCCGCCGCCGCCGCGGTTCTCGCGGCCGAGCCAGGCCAAGAACGCCGCCGTTAACAAGCCGCGGGCCTTCGGTGACGACGATATTCCGCCGCCGGACTACCCGGATCTACCGGATGATCCCGGCCCTTTTGACGGTGCGCCGGCCGAGTCGGCGCAGCCCTCGGCCGGAAGCGACGCGGGTAGCGGCTGGTCCGCGGACCGGCCCGTGCCGGTGGATACACCCGAGGACGAAGAGGAGATGATCCGCGCCGCCGCGGTGCCGGTGGCGCCCGAGGATCGGCGCGACCCGGACGAGGTCGCCCTCGAATTGCTGAAGAGTGAGCTGGGGGCCACACGCCTGAGTGGTTGA
- a CDS encoding esterase-like activity of phytase family protein — protein MRLRVMRGQTLVIATLAMALGAAPAATAEPDTAAVRLLGEQVVPNDLIFQGTAVGGLSGIDFDSRTGDYVLISDDRSERDPARFYTARFTVGADGLGPVTFTGTRPLLTANGAPYAPKSLDPEEIRVDPWTGNYVWTQEGERTATVLADPSVRIARPDGSFAGELPIPDNERMQPNSGPRQNSVLEGASFAAGGTLLVTSVEAPLLQDGPEPTTTSGAPARLTVQARTGTVLAQYAYPLEPVFAESTPVPGRGGNGIASILAADPYDPSRILVLERAYVAGVGNKIRIYEADLGGATNVLDAPIGDARPVTKRLLVDLADVGLSALDNVEGMTWGPRLPSGERTLILVSDNNFAPSQITQFIALAVR, from the coding sequence GTGCGACTACGGGTGATGCGTGGGCAGACATTGGTGATCGCGACTCTCGCGATGGCGCTGGGTGCGGCGCCTGCCGCGACGGCGGAACCGGACACGGCCGCCGTGCGGCTGCTCGGCGAGCAGGTCGTGCCGAACGATCTGATCTTCCAGGGCACCGCCGTCGGCGGCCTGTCCGGGATCGACTTCGACTCGCGCACCGGCGATTACGTGCTGATCAGCGACGACCGCTCGGAGCGTGATCCGGCACGGTTCTACACCGCGCGTTTCACGGTCGGCGCCGACGGGCTCGGCCCGGTGACGTTCACCGGCACCCGCCCGCTGTTGACCGCGAACGGCGCGCCCTACGCGCCGAAGTCGTTGGACCCGGAGGAGATTCGGGTCGACCCGTGGACCGGCAACTACGTCTGGACGCAAGAGGGGGAGCGTACGGCCACCGTGCTCGCCGATCCCTCGGTGCGCATCGCCCGCCCCGACGGTTCCTTCGCGGGCGAGCTGCCGATCCCGGACAACGAACGGATGCAACCGAATTCGGGCCCGCGCCAGAACAGCGTGCTGGAGGGGGCGAGCTTCGCCGCCGGTGGCACGCTGTTGGTGACCTCGGTGGAGGCCCCGCTGCTGCAGGACGGCCCGGAGCCGACGACGACCTCGGGCGCGCCCGCCCGGCTCACCGTGCAGGCCAGGACCGGCACGGTGCTCGCCCAGTACGCGTACCCACTGGAGCCGGTGTTCGCCGAGTCCACCCCGGTCCCCGGGCGAGGTGGCAACGGCATCGCGTCGATCCTGGCGGCCGATCCCTATGATCCGTCGCGAATCCTGGTGCTGGAGCGGGCCTATGTGGCCGGCGTCGGCAACAAGATCCGGATCTACGAGGCCGACCTCGGCGGCGCGACCAACGTGCTCGACGCCCCGATCGGCGATGCGCGCCCGGTGACCAAGCGGCTGCTGGTCGACCTGGCCGATGTCGGCCTGTCCGCACTCGACAACGTCGAGGGCATGACCTGGGGCCCGCGCCTGCCGTCCGGGGAACGCACGCTGATCCTGGTCAGCGACAACAACTTCGCGCCCAGCCAGATCACCCAGTTCATCGCGCTCGCCGTCCGCTGA
- a CDS encoding acetyl-CoA C-acetyltransferase: MTTEAYIYEAIRTPRGRGKKNGSLHSVKPIDLTVGLIQELRGRFPNLDEARISDLILGVVSPVGDQGMDIARTAVTVAGLPDTVGGFQLNRFCASGLEAVNLAAQKVRSGFDDLVLAGGVESMSRVAMGSDGGAWALDPATNYDTYFVPQGVSADLIATIEGFSRDDVDAYAVRSQELAAKATTGGYFAKSIVPVKDQNGIVVLDKDEHMRPGTTAEDLGKLNPSFAVIGEMGGFDAVALQKYYFVEKINHVHHGGNSSGIVDGAALVLVGSEEAGKASGLTPRARVVATATSGADSTIMLTGPTPAAKKALAKAGLTIEDMDLVEINEAFASVVLKFQKDLNVPDEKLNVNGGAIAMGHPLGATGAMITGTMVDELERRNGRYALITLCIGGGMGVATIIERV; this comes from the coding sequence ATGACCACAGAGGCCTACATTTACGAGGCCATCCGCACTCCGCGCGGCCGCGGCAAGAAGAACGGCTCGCTGCATTCGGTCAAGCCGATCGACTTGACTGTTGGTCTCATCCAGGAGCTGCGCGGCCGTTTCCCCAACCTCGACGAGGCGCGGATCTCCGACCTCATCCTCGGTGTCGTCAGCCCGGTCGGTGACCAGGGCATGGACATCGCCCGCACCGCGGTGACCGTGGCGGGCCTGCCCGACACCGTCGGCGGCTTCCAGCTGAACCGCTTCTGTGCCTCCGGCCTCGAGGCCGTCAACCTGGCCGCGCAGAAGGTGCGCTCGGGCTTCGACGATCTGGTGCTCGCCGGCGGTGTCGAGTCCATGTCGCGCGTCGCGATGGGCTCCGACGGTGGCGCGTGGGCGCTGGACCCGGCCACCAACTACGACACCTACTTTGTGCCGCAGGGTGTTTCGGCCGACCTGATCGCCACCATCGAGGGCTTCAGCCGCGACGACGTGGACGCCTACGCGGTGCGCTCGCAGGAGCTGGCCGCCAAGGCCACCACCGGCGGCTACTTTGCGAAGTCGATCGTCCCGGTCAAGGACCAGAACGGCATCGTCGTGCTGGACAAGGACGAGCACATGCGTCCCGGCACCACCGCCGAGGATCTGGGCAAGCTGAACCCGTCCTTCGCCGTGATCGGTGAGATGGGTGGCTTCGACGCGGTCGCGCTGCAGAAGTACTACTTCGTCGAGAAGATCAACCACGTGCACCACGGCGGCAACAGCTCCGGCATCGTCGACGGTGCCGCGTTGGTGCTGGTCGGCAGCGAGGAGGCGGGCAAGGCCTCCGGTCTGACCCCGCGTGCCCGGGTCGTCGCTACCGCGACCAGCGGCGCCGACTCGACCATCATGCTCACCGGCCCCACCCCGGCCGCCAAGAAGGCGCTGGCCAAGGCGGGTCTGACCATCGAAGACATGGACCTGGTCGAGATCAACGAGGCGTTCGCCTCCGTGGTGCTGAAGTTCCAGAAGGACCTGAACGTCCCGGACGAGAAGCTGAACGTCAACGGTGGCGCGATCGCCATGGGCCACCCGCTGGGCGCCACCGGCGCGATGATCACCGGCACCATGGTCGACGAGCTGGAGCGCCGCAACGGCCGCTACGCCCTGATCACTCTGTGCATCGGCGGCGGCATGGGCGTGGCGACCATCATCGAGCGCGTCTAA
- a CDS encoding SgcJ/EcaC family oxidoreductase has protein sequence MSSSYAVAPHAEIQALFVELAQAWGRGDADAYGAAFTEDATYTAWFGTLYQGRADIVESHRALFGSFLKGTEMAVDIVGIRCYGADFAIVNSRGDLYKGGAKAPRRLGKAQTYTLVRQDNRWRVAAFHNTKRKKLMERFTFRYSPAARPAARR, from the coding sequence ATGAGCAGCAGCTACGCCGTGGCACCGCACGCGGAAATCCAGGCTCTCTTCGTAGAACTTGCCCAGGCATGGGGTCGCGGCGACGCCGACGCCTACGGTGCGGCGTTCACCGAGGACGCGACCTACACCGCCTGGTTCGGTACCCTCTACCAGGGCCGCGCGGACATCGTCGAGTCGCACCGAGCCCTGTTCGGCAGCTTCCTGAAGGGCACCGAAATGGCTGTCGACATCGTCGGCATCCGTTGTTACGGAGCCGACTTCGCGATCGTCAACAGCCGGGGTGACCTCTACAAGGGCGGCGCGAAGGCGCCGCGGCGCCTGGGCAAGGCGCAGACCTACACGCTGGTCCGCCAGGACAACCGCTGGCGTGTCGCCGCCTTCCACAACACCAAGCGCAAGAAATTGATGGAGCGCTTTACCTTTCGCTACAGCCCGGCCGCCCGTCCCGCCGCCCGACGCTGA
- a CDS encoding 3-hydroxyacyl-CoA dehydrogenase NAD-binding domain-containing protein — protein MIGWEQDSDGIVVLTMDDPNQGANTMNELYKSSMTATVERLEAEKDSITGVVITSAKKTFFAGGDLKNMMKVGPDDGQGVMDELSTIKGALRRLETLGKPVVAAINGAALGGGLEIALACHYRIAADVPGSQIGLPEVTLGLLPAGGGVIRTVRMLGLQNALMQVLLQGQRNKPAKAKEIGLVNELVGTVDELVPAAKAWIKANPDKGVQPWDVKGFKIPGGTPSSPAFAANLPAFPANLRKQLKGANMPAPRAIMAAAVEGSQVDIDNASLIESRYFVHLLTGPVAKNMIQAFFFDLQSINNGGSRPKDVPKKEIKKVGVLGAGMMGAGIAYVSAKAGYQVVLKDVTIEAAERGKNYSEKIEAKALSRGKTTEEKSKALLDRITPTADAKDFDGVDFVIEAVFENTELKHKVFQEIEDIVTPDALLGSNTSTLPITGLAKGVKREEDFIGIHFFSPVDKMPLVEIIKGEKTSPEALARVFDYTLAIKKTPIVVNDSRGFFTSRVIGTFVNEAIAMLTEGIEPATIEQAGLQAGYPAAPLQLSDELNMKLMQKIAKETIEAAEHGDTTMGKKRHPAQDVIDYMVGAGRPGRLEKAGFYEYDENGKRTGLWPGLREHFKTTADFTVPLQDLIDRMLFAEAIETQKCFDEGVLETTADANIGSIFGIGFPAWTGGVHQFIVGYPGGQAAFVERADYLAKTYGERFEVPASLRK, from the coding sequence ATGATCGGTTGGGAGCAGGATTCGGACGGCATCGTCGTGCTGACGATGGACGACCCGAACCAGGGCGCCAACACGATGAACGAGCTGTACAAGTCGTCGATGACCGCGACCGTCGAGCGCCTCGAGGCCGAGAAGGACAGCATCACCGGCGTGGTGATCACCTCGGCGAAGAAGACCTTCTTCGCGGGCGGCGACCTCAAGAACATGATGAAGGTCGGCCCGGACGACGGCCAGGGCGTCATGGACGAGCTCAGCACCATCAAGGGCGCGCTGCGCCGCCTGGAGACCCTGGGCAAGCCGGTCGTGGCCGCCATCAACGGCGCGGCGCTCGGCGGCGGCCTGGAGATCGCGCTGGCCTGTCACTACCGGATCGCGGCCGACGTGCCGGGTTCGCAGATCGGCCTGCCCGAGGTCACCCTCGGCCTGCTGCCCGCCGGTGGCGGCGTGATCCGCACCGTGCGCATGCTCGGTCTGCAGAACGCCCTGATGCAGGTGCTGCTGCAGGGTCAGCGCAACAAGCCGGCCAAGGCCAAGGAGATCGGCCTGGTCAACGAGCTCGTCGGCACCGTGGACGAGCTGGTTCCGGCCGCCAAGGCGTGGATCAAGGCCAACCCGGACAAGGGCGTGCAGCCCTGGGACGTCAAGGGCTTCAAGATCCCCGGCGGCACCCCGTCCAGCCCGGCCTTCGCGGCCAACCTGCCCGCTTTCCCGGCGAACCTGCGCAAGCAGCTCAAGGGCGCGAACATGCCGGCCCCGCGGGCGATCATGGCCGCCGCGGTCGAGGGTTCGCAGGTCGACATCGACAACGCGTCGCTGATCGAGTCGCGCTACTTCGTGCACCTGCTCACCGGGCCGGTCGCGAAGAACATGATCCAGGCGTTCTTCTTCGACCTGCAGTCCATCAACAACGGTGGCTCGCGGCCGAAGGACGTGCCGAAGAAGGAGATCAAGAAGGTCGGCGTGCTCGGCGCGGGCATGATGGGCGCGGGCATCGCCTACGTCTCGGCCAAGGCCGGCTACCAGGTCGTGCTCAAGGACGTCACCATCGAGGCGGCCGAGCGTGGCAAGAACTACTCGGAGAAGATCGAGGCCAAGGCCCTTTCCCGCGGCAAGACCACCGAGGAGAAGTCCAAGGCGCTGCTCGATCGGATCACCCCGACCGCCGACGCCAAGGACTTCGACGGCGTCGACTTCGTGATCGAGGCCGTCTTCGAGAACACCGAGCTCAAGCACAAGGTGTTCCAGGAGATCGAGGACATCGTCACCCCCGACGCGCTGCTCGGCTCGAACACCTCGACCCTGCCGATCACCGGCCTGGCCAAGGGCGTCAAGCGCGAAGAGGACTTCATCGGTATCCACTTCTTCTCGCCGGTCGACAAGATGCCGCTGGTGGAGATCATCAAGGGCGAGAAGACCTCGCCCGAGGCGCTGGCGCGGGTGTTCGACTACACCCTCGCGATCAAGAAGACCCCGATCGTCGTCAACGACAGCCGTGGCTTCTTCACCTCGCGCGTGATCGGCACCTTCGTCAACGAGGCGATCGCCATGCTCACCGAGGGCATCGAGCCCGCGACCATCGAGCAGGCCGGCCTGCAGGCGGGCTACCCGGCCGCGCCGCTGCAGCTCTCGGATGAGCTGAACATGAAGCTCATGCAGAAGATCGCCAAGGAGACCATCGAGGCCGCCGAGCACGGCGACACCACGATGGGCAAGAAGCGCCACCCGGCCCAGGATGTCATCGACTACATGGTCGGTGCGGGTCGTCCGGGTCGTCTGGAGAAGGCGGGCTTCTACGAGTACGACGAGAACGGCAAGCGCACCGGTCTGTGGCCCGGCCTGCGTGAGCACTTCAAGACCACGGCGGATTTCACTGTGCCGCTGCAGGATCTGATCGACCGCATGCTGTTCGCGGAGGCGATCGAGACCCAGAAGTGCTTCGACGAGGGCGTGCTGGAGACCACCGCCGACGCGAACATCGGCTCGATCTTCGGCATCGGCTTCCCGGCCTGGACCGGTGGTGTGCACCAGTTCATCGTCGGTTACCCGGGTGGCCAGGCGGCGTTCGTGGAGCGTGCCGACTACCTCGCCAAGACCTACGGCGAGCGTTTCGAGGTTCCGGCCTCGCTGCGTAAGTAG
- a CDS encoding MarR family winged helix-turn-helix transcriptional regulator codes for MSTHPERAAHEIYRRYLSAVMLHGQAGARAVDLGATDLYALNILELAGPMTPGELGTRSGLTTGPTTRLIDRLEDAGYVRRVPVAGDRRKVLVELVGTPAELDEVLAPARRRVGEIIGGYTDEQRAVLFDYFDRAATAFREATEELRPPSS; via the coding sequence GTGTCAACACACCCCGAGCGGGCGGCGCACGAGATCTACCGGCGCTACCTGAGCGCCGTCATGCTGCACGGGCAGGCCGGTGCCCGGGCGGTCGACCTGGGCGCGACCGACCTGTACGCGCTGAACATCCTGGAATTGGCCGGACCGATGACGCCGGGCGAACTCGGCACCCGCAGCGGCCTGACCACCGGCCCGACGACCCGGCTCATCGACCGCCTGGAAGACGCGGGATACGTACGCCGCGTTCCGGTGGCAGGCGACCGGCGCAAGGTGCTCGTCGAATTGGTCGGCACGCCTGCGGAATTGGATGAGGTCCTCGCGCCCGCCCGCCGCCGGGTCGGCGAGATCATCGGCGGCTACACCGACGAACAGCGCGCGGTGCTCTTCGACTACTTCGACCGTGCCGCAACGGCATTCCGCGAGGCCACCGAGGAGCTGCGTCCACCGAGCAGCTGA